In Musa acuminata AAA Group cultivar baxijiao chromosome BXJ3-9, Cavendish_Baxijiao_AAA, whole genome shotgun sequence, a single genomic region encodes these proteins:
- the LOC135650254 gene encoding transcription factor MYB60-like encodes MHEFFISSAAISSSVCSIPARVLHRERCLIVAIWWFLLFWEANDSCEQEKGKEQIGEKELRVYIRASHAHETPVGDRTKGKKRGGGGIEAVVSHQAVSMGRPPCCDKVGIKKGPWTPEEDIILVSYIQQHGPGNWRSVPSNTGLMRCSKSCRLRWTNYLRPGIKRGNFTPHEEGIIIHLQSLLGNKWAAIASYLPQRTDNDIKNYWNTHLKKKIKKSHTATDGYNMSSGTSPSCQDYMPEGYDMETRKQDITVLTFPLPSMRLTPPIYACSTGNISRLLEGWARSSKKNTQGKLQERAIADDSHSSNNDATAAASVREKSRAAGDQGCSTAMTHEDLGTLLSFERVSGGSWEKTAAGKASFGDAEAKQGGENHQPPLSFLEKWLFDEASGQVDELMDLPVDCCSLSMF; translated from the exons ATGCATGAGTTCTTTATTTCGTCTGCTGCCATTTCCAGTTCAGTATGTAGCATTCCAGCTAGGGTTCTTCACAGAGAGCGATGCTTAATAGTTGCTATCTGGTGGTTTCTACTTTTCTGGGAAGCAAATGATTCATGTGAGCAGGAGAAGGGAAAGGAGCAGATAGGTGAAAAGGAGCTCCGTGTGTATATAAGAGCCTCACATGCTCATGAGACACCTGTAGGGGACAgaacaaaagggaagaagagaggcggAGGAGGCATCGAGGCAGTAGTAAGCCATCAAGCTGTATCAATGGGGAGGCCTCCCTGCTGTGACAAGGTTGGCATCAAGAAAGGACCATGGACTCCTGAGGAGGACATCATCTTGGTCTCCTATATCCAACAGCACGGCCCTGGAAACTGGAGATCAGTTCCTTCAAACACCG GCCTGATGAGATGTAGCAAGAGCTGTAGATTAAGATGGACAAACTACCTCAGGCCTGGAATCAAACGTGGCAACTTCACTCCACACGAAGAGGGAATCATCATCCATCTGCAGTCCTTGCTTGGAAACAA ATGGGCAGCCATAGCTTCTTACCTTCCCCAGAGAACAGACAATgatatcaagaactactggaacacacacctcaagaagaagatcaagaaGTCCCACACAGCCACTGATGGCTACAACATGTCTTCTGGCACGAGCCCCAGCTGTCAGGACTACATGCCCGAGGGTTATGACATGGAAACGAGGAAGCAAGACATCACCGTCCTCACGTTCCCACTCCCCAGTATGCGCCTGACACCCCCTATCTATGCCTGCAGCACCGGGAACATCTCCAGGCTTCTCGAAGGATGGGCGCGTTCCTCGAAGAAGAACACCCAAGGGAAGCTGCAAGAGCGTGCCATTGCTGATGACAGCCACAGCAGCAACAATGACGCCACTGCAGCAGCATCGGTCAGAGAGAAGAGTCGAGCTGCGGGTGATCAGGGATGCAGCACGGCCATGACGCATGAAGACCTCGGCACACTGCTGTCGTTCGAGAGGGTGAGCGGCGGTTCCTGGGAGAAGACCGCCGCGGGGAAGGCGTCCTTCGGCGATGCTGAAGCCAAGCAAGGTGGGGAGAACCACCAACCGCCATTGTCCTTTTTGGAGAAATGGCTCTTCGACGAGGCCTCGGGACAGGTGGATGAGCTGATGGATCTCCCTGTTGATTGCTGCTCATTGTCCATGTTCTAA
- the LOC135650255 gene encoding alkylated DNA repair protein ALKBH6 homolog, with protein sequence MDEEESKGEKGLQVNDYVVGSLRTVIYIPNFISESEQSQLLRHIYEVPASRWKSLKNRRLQNWGGVVHEKGLLPQALPSWLTKITQRIGQQTGLFPSPINHVLINEYLPDQGIMPHQDGPAYFPVVAILSLESPITIDFTPHPRSKEFEIPVENKDSTLYEAVSGQIDSPSTESIGSPKDEHHQFSVLLMPCSLLIFKDQAYTDYLHGIEDSESLSLDKVVNISEVIKLKELEYPRGSLHAVTSDVTQDIGQNNIFQRTSTRVSLTCRLVLKVHKNLFKF encoded by the exons ATGGACGAGGAAGAAAGCAAAGGCGAGAAGGGATTGCAAGTGAACGATTACGTCGTTGGCTCCTTGCGTACCGTCATCTACATCCCCAACTTCATTTCCGAATCCGAGCAATCGCAGCTCCTCCGCCAC ATCTACGAGGTGCCCGCATCCCGATGGAAATCTTTGAAGAACAGGAGATTGCAGAACTGGG GCGGGGTGGTGCATGAGAAAGGTCTGCTACCGCAAGCTT TGCCATCTTGGCTCACCAAGATAACCCAGAGAATAGGTCAACAGACAGGGTTGTTTCCATCGCCCATCAACCATGTGCTCATTAACGAATATCTTCCAGATCAAGGGATCATG CCACACCAAGATGGTCCTGCATACTTTCCTGTTGTTGCAATTTTATCTCTTGAATCACCTATAACAATTGATTTCACTCCCCACCCGAGatcaaaagaatttgaaattcCAGTGGAAAACAAGGATTCAACTCTCTATGAAGCAGTTAGTGGTCAGATCGATAGTCCGTCCACTGAATCAATAGGCAGCCCAAAAGATGAACACCATCAATTTTCTGTTCTCTTGATGCCCTGCAGTTTATTGATATTCAAAGATCAAGCCTATACAG ATTATCTTCACGGGATAGAAGATTCTGAGTCACTTAGTTTAGATAAG GTTGTGAACATTTCGGAAGTTATTAAACTAAAGGAGCTAGAGTATCCTCGCGGTTCCCTGCATGCTGTAACTTCAGATGTCACTCAAGACATTGGACAAAATAACATCTTCCAAAGAACTTCAACCAGAGTCTCATTAACATGCCGCTTGGTGCTAAAAGTTCACAAAAACCTGTTCAAGTTCTAG
- the LOC135650068 gene encoding probable calcium-binding protein CML46, giving the protein MEYLLHHLTRLFEMLHCHLERLGYLAITQVDSIPSNELIVSGDESSDDAAIVMKRLGLWSSDDDEETESSRLMDAAYKLLEEKEARLEEVDAAFGVFDEDGDGLIGAEELRAVMRRLGLEEGMRLEDCRRMIEAYDEDGDGHVSLSEFKNMLECAL; this is encoded by the coding sequence ATGGAATACTTGCTCCACCACTTGACCCGTCTCTTCGAGATGCTCCATTGCCACCTtgaaaggctcggctacttggcgATAACTCAGGTTGACTCGATCCCGTCAAATGAACTTATCGTCTCCGGAGACGAGAGCAGTGATGATGCTGCGATTGTGATGAAGAGACTTGGCTTGTGGAGCTCCGACGACGATGAAGAGACGGAGAGCAGTAGACTCATGGATGCAGCATATAAGCTGTTGGAGGAGAAAGAAGCGAGATTGGAGGAGGTGGATGCGGCGTTCGGGGTGTTCGACGAGGACGGCGACGGGCTCATCGGCGCCGAGGAGCTACGGGCCGTGATGCGCAGGCTGGGGTTGGAAGAGGGCATGAGATTGGAGGACTGCAGGAGGATGATCGAGGCTTACGATGAGGACGGGGACGGCCATGTTAGCTTGAGCGAGTTCAAGAACATGTTGGAGTGTGCTTTGTAG